The Pandoraea vervacti DNA window CCGAAGTGGCGAGCATGTCGCAATCGGTGTCGCATTCGGTCGACGACTTCCTCGAAGCCGTGGCCGAAGCCGTGGCGATCGTGCTGATCGTGAGCCTCGTCTCGCTCGGATTCCGCACCGGCATGGTCGTGGTGATTTCCATTCCGGTCGTGCTCGCCGTCACGTCGCTGTTCATGTACATCTTCGACATCGGTCTGCACAAGGTGTCGCTCGGCACGCTGATTCTCGCGCTGGGCCTGCTCGTGGACGATGCGATCATCGCGGTCGAAATGATGGCCGTGAAGCTCGCGCAAGGCTGGAATCGCAAGCGCGCTGCCGCCTTCGCCTATACGAGCACGGCATTTCCCATGCTCACGGGCACGCTGGTGACAGTGTCGGGCTTCCTGCCGATCGCGCTGGCGAAATCGAGCACCGGCGAGTACACGCGTTCGATCTTCGAAGTCTCGGCCATCGCGCTGCTCGCGTCGTGGCTGGCGGCGGTCGTGCTGATTCCGTTGCTGGGCTACAAGATGCTGCCGGAGCGCGCGCGGGAGGCCCATCACGCCGACGACCACGAACACGAGGTCTACGACACGAAGTTCTACAACCGCCTGCGTGGCTGGCTGACGTGGTGCATCGAGCGCAAGCTCATCGTGCTCGTCATCACCGTGGTGCTGTTCCTGATTGCGATGGCGGGCTTCTCGCTCGTGCCGCAACAGTTCTTCCCGAGCTCCGATCGCCCCGAATTGATGGTGGATCTGCGCCTGCAGGAAGGTGCGTCGTATCAGGCCACGCTGCGTGAGACCGAGCGTCTGGAGAAGCTGCTCGAAGGCCGCAAGGAGATCGATCACACGGTGAGCTTCGTCGGTACGGGCGCGCCCCGTTTCTACCTGCCGCTCGACCAGCAACTGCCCACGCCCAACTTTGCCCAACTCGTGATTACCGCCAAGTCGGTGGAAGAACGCGAGGCGCTCGCAAAGTGGCTGGAGCCGAAACTTCGCGAGACGATGCCGGGCGTTCGCACGCGCTTGTCGCGTCTGGAGAACGGGCCGCCAGTCGGGTTCCCGGTGCAGTTCCGCGTGAGCGGCGACGATATCGGCACGGTGCGCAAGATCTCCGAGCAAGTGGCGGATGTCATGCGCAGCAACGGCGACACCATCGACGTCCAGTTCGACTGGGACGAACCCTCGCAGCGCTCCGTACGCTTCGAAGTCGACCAGCAGAAGGCGCGCGCACTGGGCGTGAGCTCATCGGACATCGCGAACTTCATCGCCATGACGCTCACCGGGTACGACATCAGCCAGTACCGCGAGCGCGACAAGCTGATCGCCATTACGCTTCGCTCGCCCAAGGCCGAACGCGTCGACCCGGCGAAGCTCGCCACGCTCGCCATGCCGACACCGAACGGTCCCGTGCCGCTCGCCACGCTCGGCCGGGTGGTCGACGAACTGGAGTACGGCGTGATTTGGGAACGTGACCGTCAGCCGACGATTACCGTACGCTCGGACGTGCGTGCCGGCAAGCAAGGGATCGACGTGACCGAAGCCGTCTTCAAGCAACTCGGCGACATTCGCAAGGCGCTACCGGTCGGCTATCGCATCGAGATCGGCGGGTCGGTCGAAGAGTCGGGCAAGGGACAGGCGTCGATCAACGCGCAGATGCCGATCATGATCATTGCCGTGCTCACGCTGCTGATGATCCAGTTGCAGAGCTTCGCGCGGACCATGCTCGTGGTGCTGACCGCGCCGCTGGGCATGATCGGCGTGGTCGCCACGCTGCTGCTGTTCGGCAAGCCGTTCGGCTTCGTCGCCATGCTCGGCGTGATCGCCATGTTCGGCATCATCATGCGCAACTCGGTGATCCTGGTCGATCAGATCGAACAGGACGTCGCCGCCGGACACCCGCGCTTCGACGCCATCGTCAGCGCCACGGTGCGACGTTTCCGACCGATCACGCTGACGGCGGCGGCCGCCGTGCTCGCGCTGATCCCGCTGTTGCGCAGCAACTTTTTCGGTCCGATGGCGACGGCGCTCATGGGCGGCATCACCAGCGCGACCATCCTGACCGTATTTTTCCTGCCGGCGCTGTACGCCACGGCGTTCCGCGTGCGTCACGACGAACGTGCCTCGCATGCTCAGAGTCCGTCCGAGGCCAGCCCGCAAGGAGACCGCTCATGACTTCGCGCTTCCCTTTGCGCTCATCCTCGCGCCTGCCCTCGCGCGCCTCGGTGCGTTCCGTGACCGATGATGTCCGGCATCGCTGGAACCTCCCGACAGTTCGGCATGCCGTGCTGCTGCCGATCCTGCCGCTCTGGCTCGGCGCCTGCTCGTTCACCCCGGGCGACACGCCGCCCGCCATGCCTGCGCCGGCGCACTACGGTGTGAACGCCACGCCAACGCAGACGGTCACCGCGCAGGGCGCCTCGCAGCGCTTCGACGTCGGCGCGCCGCCGGTCAAGGCCTGGTGGCAGGCCTATCGCTCGGACAAGCTCAACGCGCTCGTCGACGAGGGCCTGCGCAACAGCCCGAACCTGTCCGCCGCCGATCACTCGCTCCAGGCGGCACGCGAGCAGTTGAAGGCGCAGGTTGGCTCGTCGTTGTTCCCGTCGATCGACATCGGCGGCGAAGTGGCGCGCGAGCGCAATCTCGGCATCCCCAACCTGCGCCCGCCGACTGCGCTGTACAACATGTTCGTCGGTCAGATTCAGGCGCGTTACACCTTCGACTTCTTCGGCGCCTCGCGCTTTGCCAATGCCTCGCTCGCCGCGCAGGTCGACCAGCAGGCGTTCCAGTTGACGTCGGCGCGTCAGGCGCTCGCGGCAAACATCGTGTCCGGCGCGATCGGTGCGTCGGTGCTGGGCGCTCAGGTCAAGGCGACCGAGCGACTCGTCGACCTCGCCCAGGCGGACGCCACCGACATGGCGCGCCGCGAGGCGCTCGGCGCCGTCTCGCGTGCGGACGCGCTGGCGTCTGCCCAGAATGCCGAGTCGCTCGCGGCGTCCCTGCCCGGCTTGCGGGCGCAATGGCAATCCACGCGTCATGCGCTCGCCGTGCTGCTCGGTCGCACGCCGGACCAGGCGCCGGACGATCTGGCGCTGGGCGAACTCAAGGTGCCGGACGCGGTGCCGGTCGTAGTGCCGTCGACGCTGCTGCAATCGCGTCCGGACGTGCAAGCCGCCGAGATGGCGCTCAAGGCGGCGTCCGCAGAAGTCGGCGTGGCAACGGCGCAAATGTTCCCCAGCCTGTCCCTGAGCGCATCGATGGGCAAAGGCGGGTTCAACTGGACGACCGTCATGTCCAACGCCGGTTCGCTATGGAGCGTGGCGGCGTCGATTACGCAACCGATTTTCCACGGCGGCGCGTTGCTCGCGCAGCGTCGTGCGGCGCAGGCGACTTACGAGGCCGCTGTCGACCAGTACAAGCAAACGGTGCTCACCGCGTTCAAGAACGTGGCGGATACGCTGGCGTCGCTCGAAGCCGACAATACGTCGTTGCTGCACGCGGACAACGCCAGCGCAGCGGCCGAGCAGATCTACCGCGATACGGCGGCCCGGGTGCGGCTCGGTGCGCTGCCGATGTCGGCGGCGCGCGCGCGGGAGCAACAGTACTGGAACGCCTATCTGACGACAGTGCGTGCAACCGGCGCCCGTTTGTCGGATACTGCGCTACTGTTTTACGCAATGGGGGTACCGCCCGAGCCGGTTGCCGATGGGGCAACGCCGGACGCCGGGACGGCAGCCAACGCACCGGCCTCGGCCTCTGCCTCTGCCGATTCACGGCCGCCCCCGTCGCAAGACGTAGCCCGACGATGACCGCCACACCCACCGCCCGGGGCCGACGCCCCAAACACCTGCCCGATGGCCGCGCCGCCCTGCTCGAAGCGGCCATCGACGCTTTCTCGCGCCTCGGTTACGACGGCGCCAATCTGCGCGGCATCGCCGCGGCGGCGAAGGTCGATGCGAGCCTCGTGCGCGTGCACTTCGGCTCGAAGGAGCAACTCTGGCGCGCGTGCGTCGACTCGCTCGAAGCCGCGCTCGCGGCGCCCGTCGCCATGCTCAAGGCGACCGCAGACGACACGACACGGCCCGTGCGAGACCGCTTGCGCGACGCCATCGCGCTCATTGCGGCCTACGCGGCGCAGCATCCCGAACACAAGTGTTTCATTTCCCTGCATGCCACGGAAACGGGTGAGCGTGGGGCAGTGCTTTACCGGCACCTGCTCGAACCGGTGTACCAGTGCATGGAGAAACTCATCGTCGAAGGCATGGCTGCGGGCGTGATCCGGGCCGAGCATCCCGCGATGTACTTCTGCGTCCTCGCGCATGCGCTGCATCCGCCGCCTGGCTCGCCCGTGCTGATGCAGGTGATCGCGCCCGAAGTCGGCGGCGAGGCCTTCGGACCCGCCCTGCTCCGGCAGATCGAGATGGTGTTCTTCACCCCGGCGCCAACCGAGCGCTGAGCCGTACCCGAGGCCCCAAAGGGCCGGCACTGTCGCGAATCGGCCAAACACGCCGAATCACGGCGCGCAAACGCCATCCGGCGGTATCCGGGACACCACTGGCGTGCCGATGCATTACACTGACGCCCAAATTCGTTGCGCTGTCGGCGCGCGTGCATCGCGCTTTCATTCCGCTCGTTCCACCCATTCTGCTTCTTTCGTTTTCATCCTCATGTCCGAAGCTACCTCCACCACCCTCATTCTCGGCGCCGGTCAGGCTGGCGGCGAGACCGCTCTCGCACTGCGCCAGCTCGGCTACGCGGGCCGCATCGTGCTCGCCGGCAGCGAAACGCATCTGCCGTATCGCCGCCCCCCTCTCTCGAAGGCATTCCTTGCCGGCCAGGCCGACGAAGCCAGCCTGCTGATCCGTCCGGCCGACGCCTGGGAGAAGGCGGAGATCGAGGTGCGCCTCGGCGTCACCGCAACCGCCATCGACCGCGCGGCACGCACCGTGTCGTTCGACGATGGGCAGACGCAGCACTACGATCATCTCGTGCTCGCCCTGGGCGGTCGCGTGCGGCCCCTGCCGATTCCCGGTGGCGACGCCCCCAACGTCTACTACCTGCGCAACATTGCCGACGCGCAACGTCTTCGCGAAGCGCTGGCACCGGGCAAGCGCGTTGTGGTGGTCGGTGGCGGTTACATCGGACTGGAAGTGGCGGCAAGCGCCGTCAAGGCCGGGGCGTCCGTAACCGTGCTCGAAGCCGCGCCGCGTCTGCTCGCGCGCGTGGCCGAAGCCGATCTGGCGGGTTTCTTCGCCGCGCTGCATCGTGAGAACGGTGTCGACGTTCAGGTGGGCGTGGGTGTCACCGCGCTCGAGCAGAACGCCAAGGGTCAGGTGGTCGCCGTGGTCGCGGGCGAGAAGCGTCTGGACGCGGACGTCGTGGTCGTGGGCATCGGCTTGATTCCGAACGCCGAACTCGCGCAGGCCGCGGGGCTCGCGGTCGATAACGGCATCGTGGTGGACGAATTCGCGCGCACGAGCGATGCCGCCATTCTGGCCGTGGGCGATTGCGCCCATCACGTGCACCCGGCGCTGGGCCGTCGCATTCGCCTGGAATCCGTGCCGAGCGCCAGTGAGATGGCCAAGGTGGCCGCCAGCGTGATCCACGGCGATGCGCCGAAGGCCGTCGCCACCGCGCCTTGGTTCTGGTCGGATCAGTTCAATGCGAAGCTGCAAATGGTCGGCATGACCGAGGGACACGACGCCGTGGTCGAGCGCCGTTTGCCTGACGCGCAGGGCGCTGCGGTGTTCATGCTCTTCTATCTGCGCGAGGGCGCTGTCGTCGCCGCAGCGAGCATCAATCGTGCGCAGGAATTCCTCGCCGCGCGAGAACTCGTGGGCCGTCGGGCCGTGGTGGATCCGGTGCGTCTGGCTGATGCCGCCACACCGCTCAAGACGCTGCTCACCGAGTTGACGAGCTGATGGCCCGATGACCTGACAGGCTGAGGCACAACGCGCTTTGTCAGGGCCTACGGCGCACGTGCGGCGTCTTCGCCGCGACGTGCGCGACTCGCCCGCTTCGCATGCCGTCAGGGTGAAGGCGCGTGAGCGGGTAACAGCAGGACCGGACGGCCTGCATGCCGGGCCGTATCTTCGGCCACACTCCCCAGCGTGAAGCGCCGGAAACCTCGCCGTCCGTGCGTGCCCAGCACGATCACGTCGACATCGGCGTCCTTGCCCGCAGCAATGATCTGGTCGGCCACGCCCTCGCCCACCGGTTGAATCTCGCGCATCTCGATTTCCCCCGGGACGCCCGCCTCCTTGAGACGCGTCTCCGCCCGCAGGCGCACCTGCTCGCCCACCGCGCGCACGGCGTCGAGCAGCGGTTCGGGATCGAAACCGGCAAGAAACGGTCCCGGCAGGTCGAGCACGTGTACCACGCGCATCGACGCACCGTGGGTTCGCGCCAATGCCAGCGCATACTCGAATGCCTGACGTGCCGTCTCGCTGTCGTCCAGCGCGACGAGAATCCGCTCGTAGTGACCGCCCGAGCGCAATGGCAGATGCGGACGCGCTTCCCCCGCCACGAGCATCACCGGGACCTCGGCGCTGCGCAGGATCTGTTCGGCGACACTGCCGAGCATCGCGCGCCGCACGCCGCTGCGCCCGTGCGTGCCCACCACGATGATGTCTGCGCCCCATTCGATGGCCTCGCGCGTCATCGCCTCGGGGACCGTTTCCCCGGTCGTGCGCAGATCGAGCAGATGTGCCTGCGCATCGAACCCTTCCTCGCGCAGATACAACACCGCGCGGGCAAGATGTTCTTCGCCTTCGCGCTGCATGTCGCGGCGCACCTGTTCCAGATCGATGAGTTTGCCAAACGCCGCCGTCAGCAAGTTGACCGGGTCTTCTACCGTATGAATCACGCGGATCACGTCGCCGTTGCGCGCAAAGGCGGCGGCCTCGCGCAACGCGCGGCGGGACGATTCGCTACCGTCCGTCGCCAGCAGAATGCGTTTTGTCATGAGCAGCCTCGCGTTGGGAGTCGATGGAATGCCATGCGCGGGCAACGTCATCTCGATGTTCCGCCTGACAAACCCGCATGACACTCCCACTATACCGCCCGATCGAGCACAAAGGCCACCCCGCATCGCGCGACCCGCCGCTTCATACCGGCGCCTTTGATGCAACGCAAAAACGCCGCAGACCCGGCATGGCGGGCCCGTGGCGCGACGTGCGCCACGGTGCTGCGCGCTTGCCGTGCGTTCAGCGCGCGGCGTCGCCCCAACGATAGGCGTGCGACGCGTCGTCGAGCGCCGTCTTCAGTGCGGGCGGCAACGTGTAGTCGATCGTACCCAGCGTCTCGGTCAACTGCTCCACGCGGCTCGCCCCGATGATGGCGGACGTGACGACCGGATTCGCCAGCACCCACGCGAGCGAGAGGCGGGTGAGCGATTCCCCGGCGTCCTTTGCTATGCCTTTGAGCGCTTCGATGGTCTCGAACTCGCGTTCATGCCAATAGCGCTGCTGATACATTGCCCCGGCTTTGCCGACCGTCGCCGCCGTGAAGCGGCCCTCTGTCGGTGCGGCGTCGTGGCGGTACTTGCCCGTGAGCAGGCCGCCGGCGAGCGGGTTGTAGGGGATGACGGCGAGCCCTTCTTCGCTGGCGAGCGGCAGCAGTTCGCGCTCGATCTGGCGGAACAACAGGTTGTAGCGCGGCTGCACCGAGACGAAGCGCGTCAGACGCAGCGCTTCGGCGCGGCCAAGTGCGCGTGCGAGGCGATAGGCGAGAAAGTTCGACACGCCGACGTAACGTGCCCTGCCCGACTTCACGATGGTGTCGAGGGCTTCCAGCGTCTCGTCGATGGGCGTATCGGTGTCATCGGAATGCAATTGATAGAGATCGACGTAATCGGTGCCGATGCGCGAGAGCGACGCGTCGATGGCGCTCAGCAAATGCTTGCGCGACGCCCCCTTGTCCCACGGCGACGGTCCCATCTCGCCGCAAGCTTTGGTGGCAACGATGAACTGATCGCGACGGCCCTTGAGCCAGCGCCCGACAATCTCTTCGGTGCGCCCGACGAGCGACGTGTCGGCCCCCAGTGGATAGACGTCGGCGAGATCGATGAAATTGACGCCCGCCTCGGCGGTGCGATCGAGAATGGCGTGGCTGGCGGCCTCTTCGGTTTGCAAACCGAACGTCATGGTGCCGAGGCACAGGCGGGAAACAGTCAGGCCGGTGCGGCCGAATTTCGTGTATTGCACGGTAACTCCCGGAGGTTGCGAAGGATGCAGGGTCTCTCGCGGCCCGGTGCGGCCCCGCGTGACCCGAGGTCACGAGAAACGACAGCACAAAGCGCAATGCCCGCGCGCGGGCAAGGTGCACAGTATGCGCGATTCCGGAAAAACGCGTGCGGCGTCGCGGCAAGCGCGGGCCGCGTGCGCCGTCGATCCTCCGACCTACTCCAGCGACTTCAGGTCGAGCCAGACACCATCCGCGCCGCGAATGAGCATCTTGCCGCCGTACTTCATGACGGTAGTCTGCTCGTTGGCCGACACGAAAGCCGTCTGTGGCAGGTCGCTCGCGTATTGCGCCAGATCCGGCGTGCCAGCAAACGGGTTGTTCGCGATCAATTTCGAGATGAGCGCCATCATCGCCAGATAGCTCGTGGGCGTGGAAATCGAGACCGGCGTTCCATGCGAGGCCGCCGCGCCGTCGCCAAAGCCCACCAGCTTCACCGCGACCGGCACGTGCGTGATTTCCGGCAAAGGAATTTCACGCATGCCGGAGATCTGCAATTTGCTGCCACGCAGCGCCGCGCCATGTTCCGGCACGAACACCACAACGGCTTTGCGCCCCGACCTGGCAATCGTGTCGATGAACTGACCGAAGTCGTCGAACATCGTCTTGGCGCGCATCGGATAGCTCTGCACGCTGCTGAGTTTCGAGCCTTCCAGACGATTGCCGTCATGCAGCGAGATGGTGTTGTAGTACAGCGCCACGCGCTTGTCCGGCTGCGAGGTGCGCTGCTTCCACCACGCTTGCAGCACGTCCCCGTCGGAGCGAATCGGCGTTTCGTCGAACGCGCGCATCGACACGCGGGCGTGCGTGTTGTCGAACGGCGCGACGCCCGGCACGTTGAAGTTTTGCTGGACTTCCTGCATGAAGTTGTCGAAGTGTCCGTCGTGATTCATGG harbors:
- a CDS encoding efflux RND transporter permease subunit, translating into MEDGKPPLPQASQDPSAAEPKDYRHEEGRFNLSAWALRHRALVVFLIAMATIFGILAYSRLAQSEDPPFTFRVMVIRTFWPGATARQVQEQVTDRIARKLQEMPNIDFQRSYSRPGESLLFFSMKDSAPASEVPEEWYQVRKKVGDIAYTLPPGVQGPFFNDEFGDVYTHIFTLEGDGFGPAQLRNYADALRTVLLRVPGVAKVDYFGDQDQRIYVEISNTQLTRLGISPNQIAMAVSGQNAVSPAGTIEAPNDRVVVRPSGQYRNVNELADTLIRVNNRTFRLGDIATIKRGYIDPPVSEMRFGGKPVLGIGITMKKGQDVVHLGKALESTMGNLRAQLPAGLKLTEVASMSQSVSHSVDDFLEAVAEAVAIVLIVSLVSLGFRTGMVVVISIPVVLAVTSLFMYIFDIGLHKVSLGTLILALGLLVDDAIIAVEMMAVKLAQGWNRKRAAAFAYTSTAFPMLTGTLVTVSGFLPIALAKSSTGEYTRSIFEVSAIALLASWLAAVVLIPLLGYKMLPERAREAHHADDHEHEVYDTKFYNRLRGWLTWCIERKLIVLVITVVLFLIAMAGFSLVPQQFFPSSDRPELMVDLRLQEGASYQATLRETERLEKLLEGRKEIDHTVSFVGTGAPRFYLPLDQQLPTPNFAQLVITAKSVEEREALAKWLEPKLRETMPGVRTRLSRLENGPPVGFPVQFRVSGDDIGTVRKISEQVADVMRSNGDTIDVQFDWDEPSQRSVRFEVDQQKARALGVSSSDIANFIAMTLTGYDISQYRERDKLIAITLRSPKAERVDPAKLATLAMPTPNGPVPLATLGRVVDELEYGVIWERDRQPTITVRSDVRAGKQGIDVTEAVFKQLGDIRKALPVGYRIEIGGSVEESGKGQASINAQMPIMIIAVLTLLMIQLQSFARTMLVVLTAPLGMIGVVATLLLFGKPFGFVAMLGVIAMFGIIMRNSVILVDQIEQDVAAGHPRFDAIVSATVRRFRPITLTAAAAVLALIPLLRSNFFGPMATALMGGITSATILTVFFLPALYATAFRVRHDERASHAQSPSEASPQGDRS
- a CDS encoding efflux transporter outer membrane subunit; its protein translation is MTSRFPLRSSSRLPSRASVRSVTDDVRHRWNLPTVRHAVLLPILPLWLGACSFTPGDTPPAMPAPAHYGVNATPTQTVTAQGASQRFDVGAPPVKAWWQAYRSDKLNALVDEGLRNSPNLSAADHSLQAAREQLKAQVGSSLFPSIDIGGEVARERNLGIPNLRPPTALYNMFVGQIQARYTFDFFGASRFANASLAAQVDQQAFQLTSARQALAANIVSGAIGASVLGAQVKATERLVDLAQADATDMARREALGAVSRADALASAQNAESLAASLPGLRAQWQSTRHALAVLLGRTPDQAPDDLALGELKVPDAVPVVVPSTLLQSRPDVQAAEMALKAASAEVGVATAQMFPSLSLSASMGKGGFNWTTVMSNAGSLWSVAASITQPIFHGGALLAQRRAAQATYEAAVDQYKQTVLTAFKNVADTLASLEADNTSLLHADNASAAAEQIYRDTAARVRLGALPMSAARAREQQYWNAYLTTVRATGARLSDTALLFYAMGVPPEPVADGATPDAGTAANAPASASASADSRPPPSQDVARR
- a CDS encoding aldo/keto reductase: MQYTKFGRTGLTVSRLCLGTMTFGLQTEEAASHAILDRTAEAGVNFIDLADVYPLGADTSLVGRTEEIVGRWLKGRRDQFIVATKACGEMGPSPWDKGASRKHLLSAIDASLSRIGTDYVDLYQLHSDDTDTPIDETLEALDTIVKSGRARYVGVSNFLAYRLARALGRAEALRLTRFVSVQPRYNLLFRQIERELLPLASEEGLAVIPYNPLAGGLLTGKYRHDAAPTEGRFTAATVGKAGAMYQQRYWHEREFETIEALKGIAKDAGESLTRLSLAWVLANPVVTSAIIGASRVEQLTETLGTIDYTLPPALKTALDDASHAYRWGDAAR
- a CDS encoding universal stress protein, with product MTKRILLATDGSESSRRALREAAAFARNGDVIRVIHTVEDPVNLLTAAFGKLIDLEQVRRDMQREGEEHLARAVLYLREEGFDAQAHLLDLRTTGETVPEAMTREAIEWGADIIVVGTHGRSGVRRAMLGSVAEQILRSAEVPVMLVAGEARPHLPLRSGGHYERILVALDDSETARQAFEYALALARTHGASMRVVHVLDLPGPFLAGFDPEPLLDAVRAVGEQVRLRAETRLKEAGVPGEIEMREIQPVGEGVADQIIAAGKDADVDVIVLGTHGRRGFRRFTLGSVAEDTARHAGRPVLLLPAHAPSP
- a CDS encoding TetR/AcrR family transcriptional regulator, whose protein sequence is MTATPTARGRRPKHLPDGRAALLEAAIDAFSRLGYDGANLRGIAAAAKVDASLVRVHFGSKEQLWRACVDSLEAALAAPVAMLKATADDTTRPVRDRLRDAIALIAAYAAQHPEHKCFISLHATETGERGAVLYRHLLEPVYQCMEKLIVEGMAAGVIRAEHPAMYFCVLAHALHPPPGSPVLMQVIAPEVGGEAFGPALLRQIEMVFFTPAPTER
- a CDS encoding NAD(P)/FAD-dependent oxidoreductase; the protein is MSEATSTTLILGAGQAGGETALALRQLGYAGRIVLAGSETHLPYRRPPLSKAFLAGQADEASLLIRPADAWEKAEIEVRLGVTATAIDRAARTVSFDDGQTQHYDHLVLALGGRVRPLPIPGGDAPNVYYLRNIADAQRLREALAPGKRVVVVGGGYIGLEVAASAVKAGASVTVLEAAPRLLARVAEADLAGFFAALHRENGVDVQVGVGVTALEQNAKGQVVAVVAGEKRLDADVVVVGIGLIPNAELAQAAGLAVDNGIVVDEFARTSDAAILAVGDCAHHVHPALGRRIRLESVPSASEMAKVAASVIHGDAPKAVATAPWFWSDQFNAKLQMVGMTEGHDAVVERRLPDAQGAAVFMLFYLREGAVVAAASINRAQEFLAARELVGRRAVVDPVRLADAATPLKTLLTELTS